Genomic window (Pectinophora gossypiella chromosome 5, ilPecGoss1.1, whole genome shotgun sequence):
ATGAAGCATGTCACTTGTTTAGCTCATGCTCTCCATCGGGTAGCAGAAAAAATACGTTCTGAATATCCGGATGTAGACACACTGATTGCCAACGGAAAGaaaatttttttgaagtctcCCAGTAGAGTAAAATTGTTAAAAGACATGTATCCCAATTTACCGTTGCCACCTCAACCAATAATAACACGGTGGGGCACTTGGCTTGCAGCAGCCTCTTATTATGTGAAATATTTTGAcgaaattaaacatattttgacaTGTTTGAGAAGTTCAGAAGCAGTCTCAATAAAAAAtgcgaaaaatattattaataaagacaatattcgaaatgatttaaatttcatcgacgaaaattttaaaataatacaaatagcgttgacaaatttacaaaaacgcGATAGATCCATAGTCGAAtcatttcaaatatttgatGAAGTAAGGTCAGTAGTAAATTGGAGTATGAGTTCacctatacaaaataaattagaagcagTCATATCTCGCAATCCGGATATTGATATTATCAGGACGTTTTCAGAACAAATCGCAAGCGGTTCAGCAACTGACgatattttaatttggaaatTTGCCCCGCTGACATCAGTAGAAGTTGAACGGACGTTTTCGACATATAAATGGATATtaaatgttaaaagaaatagattaaagttggcaaatatggaaaagattatcgtaatttatttcaattccacAGAAAACGAAAATGCTATTTCAAATGTTGAAGAAATTgatagtgaaaatgaagatgacGATTGAAGgaaacaaactttttaattcaatcgttcgttcgttcgttttctgtcgaattgaaataaattacgataattactgtttttatttaatgcaaaggttaaattaaatattaatcaacaatgttaaatttcattatgattatcatgtgctcataaTTTGGTGCCCgataaatggcaataggctcgccccctatatgcgactcaaacatagctggcgaggagtgggtattttatacttctgcctaccccttcggggttacaagcgtgatgctatgttttctAATGGTATTTCTCTGATTATGTTGTTAATTATcaaatgattattttaactTGTTGTCTACATTGTATGAACACTTTTATTCGTAACTGAATGCTTACacgttttacaataataaaaaaatatttaaaggaccaatgttttttatttcttccatacttttcactttagaaatgataaacatttaaaatataatacttataaaataattgttttcttttataataccaGTATAGATAGAAAATATCCGAAATCCCGCAATCCCGCAATCCCGCCGGGCGTATCCACACTAATATAATGTTTGAGGTCGTTGACCCTAAATTGCACTACCTATTCCGATCATTGCTTATCATCATCAGCACCAACTTTAGGCGGCTCAAACGCTATCTGTATATAAGCTGACTCTTTACCATAGGTACTCCCCTACTTCTCCTTTCATTCCAATCATTTAATAATGCCATTACTCGATGGTAATTCCAGTCCATTACTTCTACAGCCGCAGGGCCTAACAGTTTTACTGTAAAGGCTCACGATTCAAGATTACGTTTCATCGTAATTTTTTATCTTAATGTCACGTTATATCGTGCATAAACTGGCTATCTATAAAGTCACTTGTGTCGAAAGGATCAAAATTGCAAATACAATTGGGATATTAACCTATCACAATTAATAGTCATTAATATCATTCACACAcatctttttagggaaaaaaaagcAGTGGTGGTGGGTGGTAGTGGtggtttttccctaaaaagtagcatggaaaatgctgcaccgacaagagcttggctcttaaactgatcaaaaaaaatcaaaatcaaaaatatttatttctttaacagagatggtacataataatatttccaGTTGTGACCTCCTAGTAAGTGTGAAACACCTGTGTCAGAAGGTCACGCTCCTCCATATCCATAAGTACTTGTTGGTACCAAAAGCCTGAAGTATACCTACAtcgtattataagtaaacaataaagaaaaataaatatgaaaacaaacgtgtgtgtgtgtgtgtgtgtgtgtgtatgtgtgtgtgtgtgtgtgtgtatgtgtgtttgtgtgtgtatgtatgtgtcaaggAGACTAATTAGGTCCTCTACACTAATTAATAACGTAACTAAAATACTAATTAGGGATAAGTGTTATACCAAGTATTCGAAAAGCTTTTCTATTtccttataatctaataatttgaGCCATGCAGTAATCTTTTTTCTACATTCGAATTTAGATAAGAAGTAGATTTCTAGTTTTTCATTGAGTTGGTTATATAAGTGTGCAGATTGTCTATCATATTGTCGTCTCGCAAAACTAGTATTCACCCTAGCAGCCTGTA
Coding sequences:
- the LOC126366699 gene encoding uncharacterized protein LOC126366699, translated to MSWRAKEETVQRWIESYPELMYESTNHTIYCTKCETNIGCRKSTIKRHVEGVVHKGTPSMSPNDFLFDFIEFLILCNIPWAQVENPSFKNFFQKYMCCACSNRKKLPSESILRKKYLDEIYAKKLATIHSEIVDEKIWISLDETTDFLGRYVVHFLVKPLNSTASKKVYLIACKVLENINGKTISQFVIDCLKNLWGDSYEDKVESVLLLCTDSVAYMLTAGRVLKQHFPNMKHVTCLAHALHRVAEKIRSEYPDVDTLIANGKKIFLKSPSRVKLLKDMYPNLPLPPQPIITRWGTWLAAASYYVKYFDEIKHILTCLRSSEAVSIKNAKNIINKDNIRNDLNFIDENFKIIQIALTNLQKRDRSIVESFQIFDEVRSVVNWSMSSPIQNKLEAVISRNPDIDIIRTFSEQIASGSATDDILIWKFAPLTSVEVERTFSTYKWILNVKRNRLKLANMEKIIVIYFNSTENENAISNVEEIDSENEDDD